From a single Myxocyprinus asiaticus isolate MX2 ecotype Aquarium Trade chromosome 33, UBuf_Myxa_2, whole genome shotgun sequence genomic region:
- the LOC127423768 gene encoding transmembrane protein 230-like, producing MPARNTINSGVKYSKLASDDDGYIDLQFKKSPPKVPYKAIALATGLFLIGSILIIIGALLLAGYFEVNDHRDRTIPVLIIGILVFLPGFYHLRIAYYAFKGYRGYSYDDIPDFD from the exons ATGCCAGCTCGAAACACAATCAACAGTGGGGTGAAATACTCCAAACTGGCCAGTGATGACGATGGATACATTGATCTCCAG TTTAAGAAGAGCCCACCCAAAGTCCCCTACAAAGCCATCGCCTTGGCAACAGGTCTCTTCCTCATCGGCTCCATATTGATCATCATCGGAGCGCTCCTGTTAGCTGGATACTTTGAAGTTAATGAT CATCGTGACCGCACCATTCCAGTCCTCATTATCGGAATCCTTGTTTTCCTCCCTGGATTTTACCACCTGCGAATCGCCTACTACGCCTTCAAGGGTTACCGCGGTTATTCCTACGATGACATCCCTGACTTTGACTGA